Proteins encoded by one window of Paraburkholderia terrae:
- a CDS encoding S66 peptidase family protein translates to MKLEGKTVAVVAPAGVPDMQHVEESIALLESWGLRVQVGTHVRDRYRYHAGKHEDRAADLHRALTDPSVDIVWVARGGYGSIYTLHALPDAVPCAKTLVGFSDATALFGALHGMPNVRVIHGPTLNGLATKLDDASRASMRAELHEERAAPVPLQLLYGSDARRVEGHLAGGNITVLASLAGTQWQARCDGAIVLLEDVTELAYRIDRSVMQLREAGVFDGARAFVLGDFVRCPLPENADFTLHDMMVDLLKPYGVPIYAGFPIGHGSRNHAWTYGAPAALEGDQLVR, encoded by the coding sequence ATGAAGCTGGAAGGCAAGACAGTCGCCGTTGTCGCGCCGGCGGGCGTGCCCGACATGCAGCACGTCGAGGAAAGCATCGCATTGCTCGAAAGCTGGGGCCTGCGCGTTCAGGTCGGTACGCATGTGCGCGACCGCTATCGCTATCACGCGGGCAAACATGAAGATCGCGCCGCCGATCTGCATCGCGCGTTGACCGATCCTTCCGTCGATATCGTCTGGGTGGCGCGCGGCGGCTACGGCAGCATTTATACGCTGCATGCGCTGCCCGATGCCGTGCCGTGCGCGAAAACGCTTGTGGGTTTTTCGGACGCGACTGCGCTATTCGGCGCGCTGCATGGCATGCCGAACGTGCGCGTGATTCACGGTCCGACGTTGAACGGGCTCGCGACCAAACTCGACGACGCTTCGCGCGCAAGCATGCGCGCCGAGCTGCACGAAGAGCGCGCCGCGCCCGTGCCATTGCAGCTTCTGTATGGCTCGGATGCGCGTCGAGTCGAAGGACATCTTGCGGGCGGCAACATTACCGTGCTCGCAAGTCTCGCGGGAACGCAGTGGCAGGCGCGCTGCGACGGCGCAATCGTGCTGCTCGAAGACGTGACCGAGCTTGCCTATCGAATCGACCGCAGTGTCATGCAGTTGCGCGAAGCGGGTGTGTTCGACGGCGCGCGTGCCTTCGTGCTCGGCGATTTCGTCCGCTGTCCGCTGCCCGAAAATGCGGACTTCACGTTGCACGACATGATGGTCGATCTGTTGAAGCCGTATGGCGTGCCGATTTACGCGGGTTTTCCGATCGGCCACGGTTCGCGCAATCATGCGTGGACGTATGGCGCGCCGGCAGCGCTCGAAGGCGATCAACTGGTGCGTTAG
- a CDS encoding FAD-dependent oxidoreductase, whose translation MSQSHWDVVIAGGGLGGATLGRALAMHGARVLIVEHELAFKDRVRGEGMLPWGVAEARALGIDALMRDSGACEVRWWKRYLNGTARDTRDLIATTPTNNGCFNFYHPSMQQTLLDAARDAGAEVRRGVTVVGLETGDAPALVIRTENGDERVQAKLVVGADGRRSAMRRLAGFAANQDASRLIIAGVLHEDLDAPDDTVQYFQQPSIARSALIFPLGERRYRSYFIYGAGTRDHPLSGSHNAQTFIDLSVEAGVPREWYADARTTGPLAAYPGADCWVEHPYRDGVALIGDAAATSDPSFGCGLALTLRDVRVLRDCLLSNDDWHAAAEDYARQHDAYYASLHRIEDWLTQLMYETGALADARRARVFPHLAKEPQRVPDLQGRGPDNPTDEHARRRFFAEDIATV comes from the coding sequence ATGTCACAGAGTCACTGGGATGTCGTGATAGCAGGCGGCGGCCTGGGCGGCGCAACGCTCGGCCGCGCGCTTGCGATGCACGGCGCTCGCGTGTTGATCGTCGAACACGAACTGGCGTTCAAGGACCGCGTGCGCGGCGAAGGCATGCTGCCGTGGGGCGTAGCCGAAGCGCGCGCGCTCGGTATCGACGCGCTGATGCGCGACAGCGGCGCGTGCGAAGTCCGCTGGTGGAAACGCTATCTGAACGGCACGGCACGCGACACGCGCGATCTGATCGCCACCACGCCGACGAACAACGGCTGCTTCAACTTCTATCATCCGTCGATGCAGCAGACGCTGCTCGATGCGGCCCGCGATGCGGGCGCCGAAGTCCGGCGAGGCGTAACAGTGGTTGGACTCGAAACGGGCGACGCGCCGGCTCTGGTGATACGCACGGAGAACGGCGACGAGCGCGTACAGGCGAAGCTCGTGGTCGGCGCGGATGGCCGCCGTTCCGCGATGCGGCGGCTCGCGGGCTTCGCGGCGAATCAGGACGCGTCGCGGCTCATCATAGCCGGCGTGCTGCATGAAGATCTCGATGCGCCCGATGACACCGTGCAGTATTTCCAGCAGCCATCCATCGCCCGAAGCGCGTTGATCTTTCCGCTCGGCGAGCGGCGCTATCGCTCGTATTTCATTTACGGCGCGGGGACGCGCGATCATCCGTTGAGCGGCAGTCACAATGCGCAGACCTTCATCGATCTATCCGTCGAAGCGGGCGTGCCGCGTGAATGGTACGCAGACGCACGCACGACGGGGCCGCTCGCGGCTTATCCCGGCGCCGATTGCTGGGTCGAGCATCCGTATCGCGATGGCGTCGCGTTGATCGGCGACGCGGCGGCGACGTCCGATCCGTCATTCGGCTGCGGGCTCGCGTTGACGCTGCGCGACGTGCGCGTGCTGCGCGACTGCCTGCTGTCGAACGACGACTGGCACGCAGCCGCCGAAGACTATGCGCGTCAGCACGATGCGTACTACGCGTCATTGCATCGTATCGAAGACTGGCTGACGCAATTGATGTACGAAACGGGCGCGCTTGCCGATGCGCGCAGGGCGCGTGTGTTCCCGCATCTCGCGAAAGAGCCGCAGCGCGTGCCCGACCTGCAGGGCCGCGGCCCCGACAATCCAACCGACGAACACGCGCGCCGCCGCTTCTTCGCGGAAGACATCGCGACGGTATAA
- a CDS encoding nucleoside deaminase translates to MSLTNPSKQNASDFPEQGLAPTREQIVRHLRRASVVAERATLMGHHPFGAILVGPDQESVLIEQGNVDTVNHAESVLARIAALNFTPQYLWSCTLYTTVEPCCMCAGTAYWANIGRVVFGMTEERLLQATGNHAENPTMSVSSQYVFDHCQKRVELIGPVAEVEEEIMQAQREFWASRSN, encoded by the coding sequence TTGAGCCTAACCAATCCTTCGAAACAGAACGCGTCGGACTTTCCCGAGCAGGGGCTTGCGCCGACGCGCGAACAGATCGTGCGTCATCTGCGTCGTGCGAGCGTCGTCGCGGAGCGCGCGACACTGATGGGCCATCATCCGTTCGGCGCGATTCTCGTTGGCCCGGATCAGGAGAGCGTGCTGATCGAACAAGGCAACGTCGATACCGTCAATCATGCGGAATCGGTGCTTGCGCGCATTGCTGCGCTCAACTTCACGCCGCAGTATCTGTGGAGCTGCACGCTCTATACGACCGTCGAACCGTGCTGCATGTGTGCAGGTACAGCGTATTGGGCGAACATCGGCCGCGTGGTGTTCGGGATGACGGAAGAGCGCTTGCTGCAAGCCACTGGTAATCATGCTGAAAACCCGACAATGAGCGTGTCGTCGCAATACGTCTTCGATCATTGTCAGAAGCGCGTCGAGCTGATCGGGCCTGTCGCCGAAGTCGAAGAAGAAATCATGCAGGCGCAGCGCGAGTTCTGGGCCTCGCGTTCGAACTGA
- a CDS encoding helix-turn-helix domain-containing protein, translating to MDINALIARRVRELRDSHGLSLEALAERSGVSRSAISLIERAQSSPTAAVLDKLATALGVVLASLFEAPATPAEAPSPLARAAEQAVWTDPGSGYVRRNLSPALPSPIQLVEVHFPAGQRVAYETGARDAEIHQQIWLIEGAMEISAGDAHWRLEAGDCVAMRLDCPTVFHNPTRNPARYLVALSALPFSSVRRNA from the coding sequence ATGGATATCAACGCACTGATTGCGCGCCGTGTGCGCGAACTGCGCGACAGCCACGGGCTGTCGCTCGAAGCGCTCGCCGAACGCAGCGGCGTGAGCCGCTCGGCTATCTCGCTGATCGAGCGCGCACAAAGCAGCCCGACGGCAGCCGTGCTCGACAAGCTCGCCACCGCGCTCGGCGTCGTGCTCGCGTCGCTGTTCGAAGCGCCCGCGACGCCCGCCGAGGCGCCGTCGCCGCTCGCGCGCGCCGCCGAGCAGGCCGTCTGGACCGATCCGGGGTCTGGCTATGTGCGGCGCAATCTGTCGCCCGCGCTGCCGTCGCCAATCCAGTTAGTGGAGGTTCACTTTCCCGCCGGCCAGCGCGTCGCCTACGAGACCGGTGCGCGCGACGCCGAAATCCATCAGCAGATCTGGCTGATCGAAGGCGCGATGGAAATCAGCGCCGGCGACGCGCACTGGCGGCTCGAAGCGGGCGACTGCGTGGCGATGCGCCTCGATTGCCCGACCGTGTTTCACAACCCGACGCGCAACCCGGCGCGCTATCTGGTGGCGCTGTCGGCGCTGCCCTTTTCATCTGTGAGGAGAAACGCATGA
- a CDS encoding ankyrin repeat domain-containing protein, producing the protein MTDDKRSPDDIDPDLLEVAREIFDAARRGEANMLAAVIEKGAPPNLRNEKGDSLVMLAAYHGHADAVRVLLERGADPNLRNDNGQTPLAGAAFKGFTDVVKTLLAHGADVEGASPDGRTALMVAAMFNRTEMVELLLAHGANPNARDANGVSAADAASRMGAPETAALLAKKAGA; encoded by the coding sequence ATGACAGACGACAAGCGCAGCCCAGACGACATCGATCCTGATCTGCTCGAAGTGGCGCGCGAAATATTCGACGCAGCCCGGCGCGGCGAAGCGAACATGCTGGCTGCCGTCATCGAGAAAGGCGCGCCGCCGAATCTGCGCAACGAGAAAGGCGACAGCCTCGTGATGCTCGCCGCCTATCACGGCCATGCGGATGCCGTGCGCGTGCTGCTCGAGCGCGGCGCGGACCCGAACCTGCGTAACGACAACGGACAGACGCCCCTCGCGGGCGCGGCATTCAAGGGCTTCACAGACGTCGTTAAGACGCTGCTCGCGCATGGCGCGGATGTCGAAGGCGCGTCGCCGGACGGACGCACGGCGTTGATGGTTGCCGCGATGTTCAATCGCACGGAGATGGTCGAGCTGCTGCTCGCGCATGGCGCGAATCCCAACGCGCGCGATGCGAACGGCGTGTCGGCCGCCGACGCCGCAAGCCGCATGGGCGCACCGGAAACGGCCGCGCTGCTCGCGAAAAAGGCAGGCGCATGA
- a CDS encoding BMP family ABC transporter substrate-binding protein encodes MKTRMARAVMRSLRVPATLLATLGVAAALSTSATAAEPLGVAFVYLGNPGDAGWTYAHEQGVKAIETKFGDKIKVTRVENVPESADSERVFRDLASKGNKIIVGSSFGFQDFELKTAKDYPDIVFEHATGYKKAANFATYDVRTYQSAYLAGLVGGYTTKTNTLGFVASVPVPEVVRNINAFTMGARSVNPNAKVKVVWINTWFDPGKEKQAAETLIGQGADVLIQNTDSTATMQTAEQKKVHAFGWDSDMKQFGPNAQLGACVSYWGVYYSHLIEQVQSGKWTNTPTWWGLKEKAIDLASINTQAVSPTAQKALAQKRDDIIAGKFDPFSGPIKDQGGVIKVAAGKSLSDADLLRLNWFVQGVDGSLPK; translated from the coding sequence ATGAAAACAAGAATGGCCCGCGCAGTCATGCGTTCGCTGCGCGTCCCGGCTACGCTCCTCGCCACGCTCGGCGTCGCCGCCGCCCTTAGCACGTCTGCCACGGCCGCGGAGCCACTCGGCGTCGCATTCGTCTACCTCGGCAATCCCGGCGACGCCGGCTGGACCTATGCGCACGAACAAGGCGTGAAGGCGATCGAAACGAAGTTCGGCGACAAGATCAAGGTCACGCGCGTCGAGAACGTGCCGGAATCGGCGGATTCGGAGCGCGTATTCCGCGACCTCGCGAGCAAGGGCAACAAGATCATCGTCGGATCGAGCTTCGGCTTCCAGGACTTCGAACTGAAGACCGCCAAGGACTACCCCGATATCGTCTTCGAACACGCCACCGGCTACAAGAAGGCCGCGAACTTCGCTACTTACGATGTGCGCACCTATCAGAGCGCCTATCTCGCGGGGCTGGTCGGGGGCTATACGACGAAGACCAACACGCTCGGCTTCGTCGCGTCGGTGCCCGTGCCGGAAGTGGTGCGCAACATCAATGCATTCACGATGGGTGCGCGCTCAGTCAATCCGAATGCAAAGGTGAAGGTAGTGTGGATCAACACCTGGTTCGATCCGGGCAAGGAGAAGCAGGCAGCCGAAACGCTGATCGGCCAGGGCGCCGACGTGCTGATCCAGAACACCGATTCGACGGCCACGATGCAGACGGCCGAGCAGAAGAAGGTGCATGCGTTCGGCTGGGACTCGGACATGAAGCAATTCGGCCCGAACGCGCAACTGGGCGCATGCGTGAGTTACTGGGGCGTCTACTATTCGCATCTGATCGAGCAGGTGCAGTCGGGCAAGTGGACCAACACGCCGACGTGGTGGGGCCTCAAGGAAAAAGCGATCGACCTCGCGAGCATCAATACGCAAGCCGTGTCGCCTACCGCGCAGAAAGCGCTGGCGCAAAAGCGCGACGACATCATCGCAGGCAAGTTCGACCCGTTCTCCGGGCCAATCAAGGATCAAGGCGGCGTGATCAAGGTGGCAGCGGGCAAGTCGCTGTCGGATGCGGATCTGCTGCGGCTGAACTGGTTCGTGCAGGGCGTCGACGGATCGTTGCCGAAGTAA
- a CDS encoding nucleotide pyrophosphohydrolase, whose translation MEKERSSDLLAVRDLLRQFVDERDWSRFHSPKNLATALSVEASELLEPFQWLQSGEKSELADDKLTAIRHEMADVLAYLVMLADRLDVDLYAAVLEKIELNRAKYPAHKVRGDSRKYSEYGGD comes from the coding sequence ATGGAGAAGGAACGCAGCAGCGATCTGCTCGCGGTGCGCGATCTGTTGAGGCAGTTCGTCGATGAGCGTGACTGGTCGCGCTTTCATTCGCCGAAGAATCTCGCGACGGCATTGAGCGTCGAAGCGAGTGAACTTTTGGAGCCGTTTCAATGGCTGCAGTCGGGCGAAAAGAGCGAACTCGCCGACGACAAGCTCACCGCAATCCGTCACGAAATGGCCGACGTACTCGCGTATCTCGTGATGCTCGCCGACCGGCTCGACGTCGATCTGTATGCGGCGGTGCTGGAGAAGATCGAATTGAATCGCGCGAAGTATCCGGCGCACAAGGTGCGCGGCGATTCGCGCAAGTACTCCGAGTACGGCGGCGATTAG
- a CDS encoding GNAT family N-acetyltransferase: MTETISVRRVGAHEAAQCIDGLADVLIDCVAGGASVSFMWPLARDKAVAFWQMVAAGVERGERALLVAEDADGRIAGTVQLVLAQPDNQPHRADVAKMLVHPRARRQGVAHRLMAAADAVARDEGKTVLVLDTVTGGEAERVYERAGWQRVGEVPNYALMPDGSFCGTTFYFKHL, from the coding sequence ATGACGGAGACGATCAGCGTGCGGCGCGTCGGCGCGCACGAGGCTGCGCAGTGCATCGACGGCCTTGCCGACGTGCTGATCGATTGCGTCGCGGGCGGCGCTTCCGTCAGCTTCATGTGGCCGCTCGCGCGCGACAAGGCGGTCGCCTTCTGGCAAATGGTGGCGGCGGGCGTCGAACGAGGCGAGCGCGCGCTGCTAGTCGCCGAAGATGCGGACGGACGCATCGCCGGTACGGTGCAGCTCGTGCTCGCGCAGCCCGACAACCAGCCGCATCGCGCCGATGTCGCGAAGATGCTCGTGCATCCCCGCGCGCGTCGGCAAGGCGTCGCGCATCGGCTGATGGCAGCCGCCGATGCCGTGGCCCGCGACGAAGGCAAGACCGTGCTCGTCCTCGACACCGTGACGGGCGGCGAGGCGGAGCGCGTGTACGAGCGTGCGGGTTGGCAGCGCGTCGGCGAAGTGCCGAACTATGCGTTGATGCCGGATGGATCGTTTTGCGGCACGACCTTCTATTTCAAGCATCTTTAA
- a CDS encoding penicillin acylase family protein, with amino-acid sequence MSRRPVVASQSSSRSIGKTVGLVALVLAGLVVTLLGAALLGGWLLLRGSLAQLDGTQRAPSLSSAVTIERDALGVPTIHGATRDDVAYATGFLHAQDRFLQMDLLRRVAAGEMSALVGPNALELDRRNRLHRFRARAHAIVEAMPADQRQLLERYTAGVNAGLAALSSRPFEYWMLRTQPEPWRAEDSLLVVYAMYFDLQSSETRRILARAVLRDRVDADLYTFLLPAASHWDAPFDSASTPPVEPARIPSTRPDWLAAPKPASVASEQTEDVTESAVGSNGWVVDGAHSAHGGAILASDMHLGLSLPNIWYRVSLMWPAGDGLPMHALTGVSLPGAPLVIAGSNGKIAWSFTNSYGRYIDLIELHRNAADRLQYRTPDGAWARATVYHERIDVKGGESVDLPVAETRWGPELTIGARAYALRWVAHDREAVNLNLQKLEDAKTIGEALRVAQTSGLPTQNIMVADSRGKIGWTLAGPLPQRDPADVQNGPDSDTPYDSATYKGWQHYLPPASYPKRVDPPLGRLWTANNRVVMSRDAALIGDSGADLGARASQIRDDLLAAPSPDEHAMLSIQTDDRAQWIEVWRRVALEALDAGALEGHPQRAAFRQQLVAWNGRADVDAVGYRLTRGFFFSLYDAWFGRLDAELAGAVPGGGDGSPPLGLRVANSRYEAVMETLAEHHAWMPEGFRDWRAFVLDRVDRTIAQLPPDTPIEQARWGERNRAAIEHPFARIVPAWLPWVRGWLGAPHDPLPGDINMPRVQGPAFGASERMIVSPGREQSGIFEMPGGQSGHPLSPYFLAGHEAWVRGEKTSFLPGAPVHRLILGRTGQ; translated from the coding sequence ATGAGCCGTCGTCCCGTCGTCGCAAGTCAATCGTCAAGCAGATCGATCGGTAAAACCGTCGGCCTCGTCGCGCTCGTGCTGGCGGGCCTCGTCGTCACGTTGCTGGGCGCGGCGCTGCTCGGCGGCTGGCTGCTGCTGCGCGGCAGTCTTGCGCAGCTGGACGGCACGCAGCGCGCGCCGTCGCTGTCGTCGGCGGTGACGATCGAGCGCGACGCGCTCGGCGTGCCGACCATTCACGGCGCGACGCGCGACGATGTCGCGTACGCGACGGGCTTCCTGCACGCGCAGGACCGCTTCCTTCAGATGGACCTGCTCAGGCGCGTCGCGGCGGGTGAAATGTCGGCGCTGGTCGGCCCGAACGCGCTCGAACTCGACAGGCGCAACCGGCTGCACCGCTTTCGCGCCCGCGCGCATGCGATCGTCGAAGCCATGCCCGCCGATCAGCGGCAACTGCTCGAGCGCTACACGGCGGGCGTCAATGCGGGGCTCGCCGCGTTGTCGTCGCGGCCGTTCGAATACTGGATGCTGCGCACGCAACCCGAGCCGTGGCGTGCCGAAGATTCGCTGCTGGTCGTCTACGCGATGTACTTCGATCTGCAGTCGTCCGAAACGCGCCGCATCCTCGCGCGCGCCGTGTTGCGCGACCGTGTGGACGCCGATCTGTATACGTTCCTGCTCCCCGCCGCGAGCCATTGGGATGCGCCTTTCGACAGCGCATCGACGCCGCCCGTCGAACCCGCACGCATTCCTTCGACGCGCCCCGACTGGCTCGCGGCACCGAAGCCGGCGAGCGTCGCAAGCGAGCAGACTGAGGACGTGACCGAGTCGGCCGTGGGCAGCAACGGCTGGGTCGTCGACGGCGCGCACAGCGCGCATGGCGGCGCGATCCTCGCGAGTGACATGCACCTCGGGCTGTCGCTGCCGAACATCTGGTATCGCGTTTCGCTGATGTGGCCCGCGGGCGACGGACTGCCGATGCACGCGCTGACGGGCGTGAGCCTGCCCGGCGCGCCGCTCGTGATTGCGGGCAGCAACGGCAAGATCGCGTGGAGCTTCACGAACAGCTACGGCCGCTATATCGACCTGATCGAGTTGCATCGCAATGCTGCCGACCGGTTGCAGTACCGCACGCCCGATGGCGCATGGGCGCGCGCGACCGTCTATCACGAGCGCATCGACGTGAAGGGCGGCGAGAGCGTCGACTTGCCGGTGGCAGAAACGCGCTGGGGACCGGAACTGACGATCGGCGCGCGCGCGTATGCGTTGCGCTGGGTCGCGCACGATCGCGAGGCCGTGAACCTCAATCTGCAAAAGCTCGAAGACGCGAAGACGATCGGCGAAGCGCTGCGCGTCGCGCAAACCAGCGGCCTCCCGACCCAGAACATCATGGTCGCGGACTCGCGCGGCAAGATCGGCTGGACGCTGGCGGGCCCGCTGCCGCAGCGCGATCCGGCTGACGTGCAAAACGGCCCGGACAGCGACACACCGTACGATTCGGCGACGTATAAAGGCTGGCAACACTATCTGCCGCCTGCGTCGTATCCGAAGCGCGTCGATCCGCCGCTCGGCCGACTGTGGACGGCGAACAATCGCGTGGTGATGTCGCGCGACGCCGCGCTGATCGGCGACTCGGGCGCGGACCTCGGCGCGCGCGCGTCGCAGATTCGCGACGATCTGCTCGCCGCGCCGAGCCCCGACGAACACGCCATGCTGTCGATCCAGACCGACGACCGCGCGCAATGGATCGAGGTCTGGCGGCGCGTCGCGCTCGAAGCGCTCGATGCTGGCGCGCTCGAAGGTCATCCGCAGCGCGCGGCGTTCCGGCAGCAACTGGTCGCATGGAATGGACGCGCGGATGTCGACGCTGTTGGCTATCGCCTCACACGCGGTTTCTTCTTCTCGCTGTACGACGCGTGGTTCGGCAGGCTCGACGCCGAACTTGCGGGCGCGGTGCCGGGCGGCGGAGACGGTAGTCCGCCGCTTGGTCTGCGCGTTGCAAACTCGCGCTATGAAGCCGTGATGGAGACGCTCGCCGAGCATCACGCGTGGATGCCGGAAGGCTTCAGGGACTGGCGCGCGTTCGTGCTCGACCGCGTCGATCGCACGATTGCCCAGTTGCCACCCGATACGCCGATCGAACAGGCGCGCTGGGGCGAGCGCAATCGTGCGGCCATCGAGCATCCGTTTGCGCGCATCGTGCCGGCGTGGCTGCCGTGGGTGCGCGGCTGGCTCGGCGCGCCGCACGATCCGTTGCCCGGCGATATCAACATGCCGCGCGTGCAGGGGCCGGCTTTCGGCGCATCGGAGCGGATGATCGTGTCGCCGGGACGCGAGCAGAGCGGCATCTTCGAAATGCCGGGCGGACAGTCGGGCCATCCGCTGTCGCCATACTTTCTCGCCGGTCATGAAGCATGGGTGCGCGGCGAGAAGACGTCGTTCCTGCCTGGCGCGCCCGTGCATCGGTTGATACTTGGCCGGACGGGGCAATGA
- a CDS encoding YceI family protein, whose amino-acid sequence MKNNSYRRVLAGAAAVLFAAALPAFAQVDAGKSTVVATSKQMNVPVDGTFKKFNAQLTFDPAKPTAGSANLSIDTDSYDLGDPEYNKQVRGKEWFDSATFPKATFVSTAIAPASGNQYKVTGKLTIKGKSQTVTVPVSITQQGATQTFDGSLPIKRTQYDIGSGEWKDTSVVADDVVIKFHIVAAKH is encoded by the coding sequence ATGAAGAACAACTCTTATCGCCGCGTGCTGGCGGGCGCCGCCGCCGTTCTGTTCGCCGCCGCGTTGCCGGCCTTCGCGCAGGTCGATGCGGGCAAGAGCACGGTCGTCGCTACATCGAAGCAGATGAACGTGCCCGTCGACGGCACGTTCAAGAAGTTCAACGCACAACTGACGTTCGATCCCGCGAAGCCAACGGCAGGCAGCGCGAATCTGTCGATCGACACCGACAGCTATGACCTCGGCGACCCCGAGTACAACAAGCAGGTGCGCGGCAAGGAATGGTTCGACAGCGCGACGTTCCCGAAAGCGACTTTCGTTTCGACGGCGATCGCGCCCGCCAGCGGCAATCAGTACAAGGTCACGGGCAAGCTGACCATCAAAGGCAAATCGCAGACGGTCACCGTGCCTGTTTCCATCACGCAGCAGGGCGCGACGCAGACGTTCGACGGCTCGCTGCCCATCAAACGCACGCAGTACGACATCGGCTCGGGCGAATGGAAAGATACGTCGGTGGTCGCCGACGACGTCGTCATCAAGTTTCACATCGTCGCCGCAAAGCATTGA
- a CDS encoding cytochrome b: MTSHASSPSAGKSLRYSRTAIALHWLIALLMICGFYLGWIMTDIPGFTPTKLKYVSWHKWIGVTVFALAVLRVVWRATHAAPPMPAAMPAWQKAAAHATHALLYVLMLAIPITGYLFSSAAGVQVVYLGVLPLPTFIGPDQALKAILRTTHIALNYMLLVLFAMHVLAALKHQFVERDGLLARMIPFLK; the protein is encoded by the coding sequence ATGACGTCCCACGCTTCTTCTCCAAGCGCAGGTAAGAGTCTGCGCTACAGCCGCACGGCCATTGCGCTGCACTGGCTGATCGCGCTGCTGATGATCTGCGGCTTCTATCTCGGCTGGATCATGACGGACATTCCGGGCTTCACGCCGACGAAGCTCAAATACGTCTCGTGGCACAAGTGGATCGGCGTCACCGTGTTCGCGCTGGCCGTGCTGCGCGTCGTGTGGCGCGCAACGCATGCAGCGCCGCCGATGCCCGCTGCAATGCCCGCCTGGCAAAAGGCCGCCGCGCACGCGACGCACGCGCTGCTCTATGTACTGATGCTTGCCATTCCAATCACCGGCTACTTGTTCAGCTCGGCGGCGGGTGTGCAGGTCGTGTATCTCGGCGTGCTGCCGCTGCCGACTTTCATCGGCCCCGACCAGGCGCTGAAGGCGATCTTGCGCACCACGCATATCGCGTTGAACTACATGCTGCTCGTGCTGTTCGCCATGCATGTACTGGCGGCGCTCAAGCATCAGTTCGTCGAACGCGACGGATTGCTGGCACGCATGATTCCCTTCCTCAAATGA
- a CDS encoding YceI family protein codes for MKKQLLIAAGALIAGMSFNAMAADTYQLDPNHTYPSFEADHFGGISVWRGKFKKSSGTVTLDRAAKTGTVDVTIDTTSIDTGNDKLDKHLQTPEFFDAAKYPTATYKGTQIRFDGDTPVEVIGTLTMHGVTKPLNLKIESFKCFINPMLKREVCGAESTATFDRADFGIDWGKSYGFNTKTVLHIQTEGVKQ; via the coding sequence GTGAAGAAACAACTGTTGATCGCAGCGGGCGCGCTGATCGCGGGCATGTCGTTCAATGCAATGGCAGCCGATACGTACCAGCTCGATCCGAACCACACGTACCCGAGCTTCGAAGCCGATCACTTCGGCGGCATCTCGGTATGGCGCGGCAAGTTCAAGAAGTCGAGCGGCACGGTGACGCTCGATCGCGCAGCGAAGACGGGCACGGTCGACGTGACGATCGACACGACCTCGATCGATACGGGCAACGACAAGCTCGACAAGCATCTGCAAACGCCGGAGTTCTTCGACGCAGCGAAGTACCCGACGGCGACCTACAAGGGCACGCAGATCCGCTTCGACGGCGACACGCCCGTCGAGGTGATCGGCACGCTGACGATGCATGGCGTGACAAAGCCGCTGAACCTGAAGATCGAATCGTTCAAGTGCTTCATCAACCCGATGCTCAAGCGCGAAGTGTGCGGCGCGGAATCGACGGCGACGTTCGACCGCGCGGACTTCGGCATCGACTGGGGCAAGTCGTACGGCTTCAATACGAAGACCGTGCTGCATATCCAGACGGAAGGCGTGAAGCAGTAA